Genomic DNA from Rhodoferax mekongensis:
AATCCCCCTGGGGCATCGTTACTTCTGTCATCACCACGCGCTCTGTGGACGACCTGCAACTCGCCATCGGTTCAGACGTGGTCGCGCTGGTGAAGTCCACCGAAGTGTCCATCGCCAAGCTCTGATCGCCCGCATCACAGCCAGCACAGCCCGCGGCCTCAAGGCCCCGGGCTTTTTTATTTGCGCGCCAGCCAGACCCCGAACACCGTAAGCCCCATGCCGGCGAGTGCCAAGCCGGTCAGCGTCTCGCCAAACAGGGCCCAGGCCACCAGCGCGGTGCAAGGCGGCACCAGGTAAAACAGGCTGGCCACGTTGACGGCCGTGCCACTGCGGATCAGCACATTGAGCAGCGTGACCGCCCCCAAGGACAACACCAGCACCAGCCACGCCAGCGCAAACACGAAGGACCCGGTCCACTCAATGTGCATGGTCTCGGTGGCAGCTGCCGCCAAGCCCGTCAACACCAAACTGGGAATGAACTGAATGAGCGAGCCCGTGCGCAAATCAAACGAAGGGCAATAGCGCTTCTGGTACAACGTGCCGGCCGTGATGGCCAGCAATGCCACAGCCACCGGGAACAACAAGGTCCACAAGGTGGTCAGCCCCGCACCGGCGGCCAACTTGTGCGCCACCACCAGAGTCACGCCTGCAAAGCCAGCCGCCAAGCCCGCCCATTGCGTAGCCCGCACTTTTTCTCGCAACAACCAGCCGGCGCCCAACGCGGTAAGCAAAGGCTGCAGCCCCACCACAATGGCCGCCACACCTGCCGGCAGCCCATGGCCGATGGCGATGAACACACCACCCAGATACACCGCATGCACCAGCACGCCGGTCACGGCAATGTGCCCGCACTCGCGCAACGTCCGTGGCCAGGGCGCCCGCGTGTGCCACACCACCAGCCCCATCAGCACCAGCACCGCGGCATAGCGAACTGCCAGAAAGGTGAGCGGCTCCACATACGGCAAACCGAACTTGGCCCCGATAAAGCCGGTGCTCCACAGGGCCACAAACAAGAGCGGATACAGGGCGGCCAGCGGCGAGGCGGAGGAGGTGGAGCGCGAAATCATCTACCGATCTTAAAGACCCGCGCTTCACACTCTGATGGCCATGCTTGCCTTGCATAAGCAAACAACAAAGTATTCGTTGGGTTTCGCACATCGCTTGCGCAGAATGGCCCCTCGCTAGTTTTGAAGGTGAGTCCATGTCTACTGTGTTGATTGTTCCCGGATGGCGTGATTCCGGCCCCGGCCATTGGCAAACCCTGTGGGCCGAACAACTGCCGGGCGCAGTGCGCGTGCATCAGGATGACTGGATCACCCCTACGCGCACCGCTTGGGTCGCATCAATCACGCGCCACATTCTGGAGATTGGTGGTCCGGTCGTCATTGCTGCGCACAGCCTGGGCTGCATTGCTACCAGCCACTTGCCGCCGGAAGCGGTAGAGCGCATTGTGGGCGCCCTGCTCGTGGCTCCGGCCGACCCCGAACGGCGCGGCATTCTGGCGGACTTTGCCCCCGTGCCCTACCAGCCCCTGCCCTACCGCAGCATTGTGGTGGCCAGCACCAACGACCCGTTTTGCCCGGTACGCACCGCGGGTGCCTATGCACGGGCGTGGAAGAGTGAATTCGTGCGCCTGCCCGACGCCGGCCACATCAACGTAGAGGCCGGCTTCGGCCCCTGGCCTCTGGGCAGCGCATTGCTGCAGAGCTTGCTTCCGGTCGCAAGCCCTGCAGTCGCTTGAAGCAAGCGCTTCCTCAAGCCGCCTTTTGCTTCTGCACCGTGAACTGATTGGCCGGGCGCTCCAGCCCCAGGTTCTCGCGCAAGGTTGTGCCTTCGTACTCAGTGCGGAACAAGCCCCGGCGCTGCAGCTCCGGAATGACCAGCTCCACAAAGTCGTCCAGTGATTCAGGCAATACCGGTGGCATCACATTGAAGCCATCGGCTGCGCCGTTCTCGAACCAGTTCTGAATCTCGTCGGCAATCTTCTCGGGGGTACCCACCACCACCCAGTGACCCCGCGCACCCGCCAGGTACTCATACAACTGGCGCACGGTGAGCTTGTCGCGGCGGGCCAATTCGAGCACCACATGTGCGCGGCTGTTACGGCCCAAGGGCGGCTGGGGAATGTAGGGCGGCGGTGCGTCCAGGTCCCACTTGGTCAAATCTTCGCCCGGCCAGAAAGGTGCAATTGTGCTCAGGCCTACCGAGGGGTGGATGAGCTTTTGCAGCTCGGCCCATTTGGCATCAGCTTCCTCTTGCGTGCGGCCCACCACGGGTGAAATGCCGGGCAGCACCAGCAACTGATCAGGGCGGCGGCCGTACTTGGCCAGCCGGCCTTTCACATCCGCATAGAAGGCCTGCGCCTCGGCCAGGCTGGTCCAGGCGGTGAAGATCGCCTCGGCGGTCGCAGCCGCCAGCTCCTTGCCCGGCTCGGACGAGCCTGCTTGCACGATCACCGGGTAGCCCTGGGGTGAGCGCTCGATGTTGAGCGGGCCTTTCACCTTGAGGTGCTTGCCGACGTGGTTCAGGGTGTGCAGTTTGGCGGGGTCAAAGTACACGCCACTCGCCGGGTCGCGGCTGAAGGCGTCATCTTCAAAGCTGTCCCACAAGCCTTTGACCACATCCACAAACTCGTGCGCAATCTCATAACGCGTCTCGGGGTCGGGGTGCTTGTCAAAACCGAAGTTGCCGTACACATTCTCTGCCCCGGTCGTCACCACATTCCACGCTGCCCGGCCTTTGCTGATGTGGTCCAAGGACGCGAACTTGCGCGCCAGCAGATACGGGTCTTCATAGGTGGTGGAGGCCGTAGCCACAAAGCCGATGTGCTTGGTGGCCGTTGCCAGTGCAGCCCACAGCGTCACCGGCTCGAAGTGCGAGACACGGCCCTGACGGCTGAAGGCTTCGTCGCTGCCTTCAAACCACAGACCGGGACTGTCGGCCACAAACACCTGGTCGAACAGGCCGCGCTCGGCCGTTTTGGCGACCTCAATGTAGTGATCGATATTGGTGCCGGAGTCGATCTGCGCGCCGGGGTGGCGCCAGGCAGCAATGTGGTGGCCGGTAGCCATGATGAATGCGCCCAGGCGCAGTTTGCGTTTTGACATGACAGTTCCTTTTTGCGAATGAAAATTTGAGTGAAAAATCAGGTGTTGCCTGCGCCCGGTTTCCAGGCGGTCAGGCGGCGCTCTGCCACTTGCAGCAAGGCGTTAAAGACCACGCCAATGACGGTGATGGCAATGATTCCGAAGTACATGTCGGCAATCAGAAAGCTGTATTGCGCGTAAATGATCAGGTAGCCCAAGCCGGACTTGGCACCCACCATTTCGGCGGCTACCAACACCAGAATGGAGGTGGCACTGGCCAGGCGTATACCCACAAAGATGGTGGGCACCGAGGCGGGCAAGATGACCTTGATGAACAACTGCCGCGCACTGGCGCCCATGGTGCGGGCCGACTTGATCAGCAGCGGGTCCACCTGCTTCACCGCCGCAATGGTGTTGAGCAGCAAGGGCCAGGAGCAGGCGTAGACCACCATCGCCACCTTGGACACTTCGCCAATGCCCAGCAACAAAATGAACACAGGCAACAGGGCTAGCGCCGCGGTGTTGCGCAGCAGCTCAATCAGCGGGTTCAGAAAGTCCCCCAAGCTGCGGTACCAGCCGATGGCCAGCCCCAGGGGCACGGCATACAACACGGCAATGCCAAAGCCCCCCAGCGCCCGGCCTACGCTGGCCGACGTGTGCTGCCAGAGCTGGCCATTCAAAGCCAAGGCCCAGCCTGCAGCCAGCACCTCGCTCAGTGGCGGGAAGAAGGCGGGATCCGTCAACTCCAGACGCGGAGCCAACTCCCACCACGCAGCCAGCGCGACTACCAACGCAGAACGCCAGCCCCAATGCAGCACCCGCCTCAACACCCGCAACCAAACGGAGGGCGTACTCAACACCAGCGGAACAGCACCCGCAGTCAACGAAACATCAGACATGGAAACTCTCCTTGCGAGCGGGCAGGGTGGCAATACGGGCACGGCGCTGCTGGCGCGCTTCGGCCACCTCGTCGTGCAACAGGGACCAGATTTGGTGGCGCAATTCGCCGAACAGGGGCAGCGAGCGCACATCGGGCGTGTCGGCGCGCAAGGTGTCAGGGATGTCCACGATCTCTTTGATGCGCCCCGGGCGCGAGGTCATCACCGCCACGCGCTGGCCCAGCACCACGGCTTCGTCAATACCGTGGGTGATGAACACAATCGTCTTGCCGGTTCGGTGCCAGATGTCCACCAACTCCTCCTGCAAGGTCTCGCGTGTTTGTGCGTCCAGCGCGGCAAAGGGCTCGTCCATCAGCAGCACCTCGGGCTCATAGGCGAGGCTGCGGGCAATGGCCACGCGTTGCTTCATGCCGCCCGACATTTCGTGGGGGTAGTGCTTGGCAAAAGCGCTCAAGCCCACCAGGTCCAGATAAGCGGCCGCCTTGGCACGGCGCTCACTGCGGCCCAGCCCGGCAATCTCCAACCCGAAGGCCACGTTGTCCAAAGCGGTGAGCCACGGAAACAGCGCGTATTGCTGAAAGACCACCCCACGGTCCCGAGCAGGACCGGTAATGGGCTTGCCGTCAATCAGCACGCGACCACTGCTGGGCAAGGCGAGGCCTGCCAGCAGGTCCAACAACGTGGATTTGCCGCAACCGCTTGGACCCACCAGAACCAGAAACTCACCAGCGCGCACGTCAAGGCTCACGTTGTCCAGCGCCACAAAGCGCTGGGCGGGTGTGCCGTCTTCAGACCGCACGGCGAACGTCTTGCTGACGTTTTCAAACCGGATTTTGGGCGTGCTCATTTCGTTGCCACCTTTGCGCCATTCGCGTACGGGTTGAGGGCGTTCGTGTAGAGATCCGAAGGCTTGACTTGCCCGGCCTTGATGATGTCCTCCTTCACCAGCCAGTCAATCCAGACCTGCAGATCCTTGTCCAGCACCACACCGCCTACCGAAGGAATGCCGGTGCTTTTCCAGAACTGGATAGCGTCAGCGCTCTCGGCACGACCCCGGGCCTTGATGATTCCTTCGAAGGTGCTGCGCACCTGGGCAGGTGGTGTCACACGCGCCCACTCAATCGCCTTGGCTATCGCACCCACCAGGTGCTTGGAGGCCTTGGGGTTTTGCTCGATGAACTTGTTGCGCAGCACATAGGAACCTGCGGTGAAGTTGCCGAACAAGTCACGGTCTGTGAACA
This window encodes:
- a CDS encoding ABC transporter permease, coding for MSDVSLTAGAVPLVLSTPSVWLRVLRRVLHWGWRSALVVALAAWWELAPRLELTDPAFFPPLSEVLAAGWALALNGQLWQHTSASVGRALGGFGIAVLYAVPLGLAIGWYRSLGDFLNPLIELLRNTAALALLPVFILLLGIGEVSKVAMVVYACSWPLLLNTIAAVKQVDPLLIKSARTMGASARQLFIKVILPASVPTIFVGIRLASATSILVLVAAEMVGAKSGLGYLIIYAQYSFLIADMYFGIIAITVIGVVFNALLQVAERRLTAWKPGAGNT
- a CDS encoding DMT family transporter; translated protein: MISRSTSSASPLAALYPLLFVALWSTGFIGAKFGLPYVEPLTFLAVRYAAVLVLMGLVVWHTRAPWPRTLRECGHIAVTGVLVHAVYLGGVFIAIGHGLPAGVAAIVVGLQPLLTALGAGWLLREKVRATQWAGLAAGFAGVTLVVAHKLAAGAGLTTLWTLLFPVAVALLAITAGTLYQKRYCPSFDLRTGSLIQFIPSLVLTGLAAAATETMHIEWTGSFVFALAWLVLVLSLGAVTLLNVLIRSGTAVNVASLFYLVPPCTALVAWALFGETLTGLALAGMGLTVFGVWLARK
- a CDS encoding LLM class flavin-dependent oxidoreductase; translation: MSKRKLRLGAFIMATGHHIAAWRHPGAQIDSGTNIDHYIEVAKTAERGLFDQVFVADSPGLWFEGSDEAFSRQGRVSHFEPVTLWAALATATKHIGFVATASTTYEDPYLLARKFASLDHISKGRAAWNVVTTGAENVYGNFGFDKHPDPETRYEIAHEFVDVVKGLWDSFEDDAFSRDPASGVYFDPAKLHTLNHVGKHLKVKGPLNIERSPQGYPVIVQAGSSEPGKELAAATAEAIFTAWTSLAEAQAFYADVKGRLAKYGRRPDQLLVLPGISPVVGRTQEEADAKWAELQKLIHPSVGLSTIAPFWPGEDLTKWDLDAPPPYIPQPPLGRNSRAHVVLELARRDKLTVRQLYEYLAGARGHWVVVGTPEKIADEIQNWFENGAADGFNVMPPVLPESLDDFVELVIPELQRRGLFRTEYEGTTLRENLGLERPANQFTVQKQKAA
- a CDS encoding ABC transporter ATP-binding protein — protein: MSTPKIRFENVSKTFAVRSEDGTPAQRFVALDNVSLDVRAGEFLVLVGPSGCGKSTLLDLLAGLALPSSGRVLIDGKPITGPARDRGVVFQQYALFPWLTALDNVAFGLEIAGLGRSERRAKAAAYLDLVGLSAFAKHYPHEMSGGMKQRVAIARSLAYEPEVLLMDEPFAALDAQTRETLQEELVDIWHRTGKTIVFITHGIDEAVVLGQRVAVMTSRPGRIKEIVDIPDTLRADTPDVRSLPLFGELRHQIWSLLHDEVAEARQQRRARIATLPARKESFHV
- a CDS encoding RBBP9/YdeN family alpha/beta hydrolase gives rise to the protein MSTVLIVPGWRDSGPGHWQTLWAEQLPGAVRVHQDDWITPTRTAWVASITRHILEIGGPVVIAAHSLGCIATSHLPPEAVERIVGALLVAPADPERRGILADFAPVPYQPLPYRSIVVASTNDPFCPVRTAGAYARAWKSEFVRLPDAGHINVEAGFGPWPLGSALLQSLLPVASPAVA
- a CDS encoding TOBE domain-containing protein, whose amino-acid sequence is MSIQAINVRNQFKGKVREIIRGDVVSEIDVESPWGIVTSVITTRSVDDLQLAIGSDVVALVKSTEVSIAKL